TGCAATCGCGCAAGCATGCGTTGGCCAAAGGCTTGCAGCGACAATTGCGACTCCAGATCCAATTTAGCACGGGCACCAAGATCGCGTGCCGCCTGGGGATTTTCTCGAATCCAACGCATCCAGTGGGCCGCGTGATCCAAGCACGGATCGCCCCAGCCGATCCCCTTCGGATACGGTCCCACATCTTCTTGAATCAACACGCGCTTGGTATCAACGAGCAAACTATTGTCCGATGTCATGAAATCGAGATTGCCCGAATACCCGCTGGCGATGACGGGTTTCCCCAACAGCATCGCCTCGGCCATCGTCAGCCCCAAGCCTTCGGAGCGATGCAGCGAGACGAACGCATCCGCCGCCTGCATCAGTCCCAGCACGCGCTCCCGTGGCCACAGCCCTTCGAGAACCGTCGCCCCGACTTTGCTCGCGGCTTCCAGCAATTGCTGACGTTCTTGCGGATACCGATGCGATCGATTGACCTTGATGACCAGCTTGGCCCCCGACTGTTTCGGAAACGCTCGCCCGAACGCCTCGATGAGGCCAATCGGATTCTTGCGGACCATCATGCTCGCCATGTCAAAGACGAACAGAAAGACGCATTCATCCTTGTGGAATCCCCACTCGCTACGGTCGATGTGCGGCACTTTGGGCAGCTCGACCCCGGGCAACATCGTCACCACGGGGCGACGAAACCGAGCGCGGAACGCATCGGCGATGAATCGCGTGGGGGCCCAAATTTCGGAGACCGCATCATCCGCATGCTGCCAAACGTGCGGTACTTCTTCCAATTCCCAATACCAGACCGCGATTCGATGCACATCCGAACGCAACCGCATGCCGCTAAACGGAATCTGTTCGTTCAGGAACGAATTCACCGCGACGGTCGCGATACTAATTTCGTGGGTTTCGATTTCCTGATAGCGTTCGCGGTCGGCCCAATTCGTCTCGAACAGCACCGGAATGTCGCGGCGTCCGCAACGAACATTGGCACGCTCCAAAGCCCGTCCCAATGCATGGGCGGCTTCTTGGAGTCCGCTGAGATATCGGAAGTGACCAATCAGATTGACGGCGAGTTGCTGCGGAATCCCCTGCTCGAATTCGGCACGAAGCTGGTGTTGCCAGGCGGAATTCGGTTGTGGCACAGGTTGTCGTCGTAGCCATGCCAAGACGGCATTCACATCGCCGAGATTGGCTTGCGCTGCGGGAAAGCTCGCCTTCAATTCCGGTTGCGCGGCCAAAAGCAACTGCAATTCATCCCACGAGCGATACCGCGCGGGAAACTCCAAGCACTTGCTCCATCGGGAGTTCAGTTGATATTCCGCTTGCAGCCATCGTTGGAATGTTTGCCAGCCGAAAATCGTCAACGCGTGCGGGAATTTTGTCTGCCATTCCGGCTGATGCAAATAAGTCGCGGCCAGGGCACCGGGAAGATCTTCTTCCAATTCGAACATCATCCACAGGCATTCCTCGGGTTCCAATCCCAGATTCGAGGGGCCGTGAACGAGCAACCATTGGAGATATTCACGGCGTCCGCAGGGGAGCAATCCCAACGGAAATGCCGCGCGGAGATCACTACGAAGTTCGTAGACGCGCTTGACTCGGCGGGCGGGATCGGCATCCCAGACGGCTCGCAATCGTGCGATGGCGACCGGGGAGAGATCATATTTTTCCGTCGCAACCTCGAACAACCATTTGCCGAATTCGCCGGTTGTGCCAGCCGATAACGCTTTCGGAAATTGCCGAGCAAACCACGGTCGGCTGGACAACAGCGCGAGGATAAATCGGACGGCTTGGCGATCGTCGGATTCGAGATCGGCTCCGGATAACTCCAACGGTGCAACGCCGCATTCTTGCAGCAGCGGATTGAGCACGCGCGGATTGCGAATGGAGAAATACGAAGAAGCGGTTTCTCCACGCCACCAATCACGTGCCCGACGCAGAATCGATCGCGGTGCGCTAAACATGCGTTTGAGACTTTGCATCGTTGGGGTCAGCGAGGGCATGCGACAAAACTCCTAGTCGATGCACGACTCAAACTCGGGCGGTCGGTCCGACGCGTGCGAGACGCGGGGCGACTTGGCGGGCTCGACTTCCATGGCGAGCGACGCTGAGGATTACTGTCTCATATCGGTCAAGCATTTCGGAATAATTAAGGTGGTTCTCGAAAGCCGACCGGGATTCTTGGGCAAATTGCGCTCGCAATGCCGGGTTTGACAACAGTTGTTCCAACCGATCTGCCAATCCGTCCGCATCGTGGCGGGCAAACTGCAACGCATGCTGATTCCAGAATACCTGTTCCGGCACGCCCTGACACGGCGTGGATACGATTGGCAGGCCGTAGGCTTGCGCTTCCAGCACCGCGCGGCTAAACGTCTCCATATGCGACGTGCAGACGAAGAGATCCGCCGATCGGAAAAAGGCACGAATTTGATCCGTTTCCGGAATCAAAAACACGTGATCCTGTAATCCATAATGGGCAATCAAATGACCCACATATTGACTGTAATGCAGCCCCTGACGCGCTCCGATCAGATAGATCGAGAAATCATCCCGCTTGTCTCGCAATCGCTTCGCAGCTTCGACCAACAGGTGTTGCCCCTTGCGTTCGATCACCGTTCCCACGGCGATGATGCGCTGTCGATTCATCGGCCCTGGCACTTGCGTGGCAGCTTCGGCCCGAGTCAGGGCGGCAATTTCCCGATCAAACGGCGTGACATCCAGCCCGTTGTGGATGACCTGGATATTGTTCTTGACGTTGAGCCGTTGAAATAATTGCGCGGTATCGTGCGAAGCGGGAATCACCCGGCTGGCCAGTTGGAACGCCTGCTCGCAGCGATCTTTCGCATACGGTGACATCAATTGACGCAATTGCGATTCCGAATAACTTTCGTGGATGATCCATACCGATGGAATCCGCAAGCGTGCTGCCGCCTCGACAATCGGGAAACTCAGCAGCGTGTTGGCGACCACCACATCCGGCGCGAGCTGCTTCAGAAGTCGAGTCGTGCGTTGCTGGTACGCTCGATAGGTGCCGACATCCCACTGCATATC
This DNA window, taken from Tuwongella immobilis, encodes the following:
- a CDS encoding glycosyltransferase family 4 protein; the encoded protein is MPSLTPTMQSLKRMFSAPRSILRRARDWWRGETASSYFSIRNPRVLNPLLQECGVAPLELSGADLESDDRQAVRFILALLSSRPWFARQFPKALSAGTTGEFGKWLFEVATEKYDLSPVAIARLRAVWDADPARRVKRVYELRSDLRAAFPLGLLPCGRREYLQWLLVHGPSNLGLEPEECLWMMFELEEDLPGALAATYLHQPEWQTKFPHALTIFGWQTFQRWLQAEYQLNSRWSKCLEFPARYRSWDELQLLLAAQPELKASFPAAQANLGDVNAVLAWLRRQPVPQPNSAWQHQLRAEFEQGIPQQLAVNLIGHFRYLSGLQEAAHALGRALERANVRCGRRDIPVLFETNWADRERYQEIETHEISIATVAVNSFLNEQIPFSGMRLRSDVHRIAVWYWELEEVPHVWQHADDAVSEIWAPTRFIADAFRARFRRPVVTMLPGVELPKVPHIDRSEWGFHKDECVFLFVFDMASMMVRKNPIGLIEAFGRAFPKQSGAKLVIKVNRSHRYPQERQQLLEAASKVGATVLEGLWPRERVLGLMQAADAFVSLHRSEGLGLTMAEAMLLGKPVIASGYSGNLDFMTSDNSLLVDTKRVLIQEDVGPYPKGIGWGDPCLDHAAHWMRWIRENPQAARDLGARAKLDLESQLSLQAFGQRMLARLQQIQAERRSRN